Below is a genomic region from Streptomyces sp. NBC_00461.
TCCGTGCCGTCCGCTGGTGCGTTGGGCCTCGTGCTGGCCGCCCGAACGCTCCCCAATGTCGTCTTCCTGGTGTTCGGCGGAGTTTGGGCCGACCGTCTGCCCCGAGCGCGTGTCATGGTCTCCAGCGACCTGGTCTGCGCGATCGTTCAGGGCACCCTGGCGACGGCGGTCCTCAGCGGCCACGCAACGGTCTGGCTCATCGTGGTGCTGCAGGCCATGCTGGGGGCTGCCAGCGCGTTCTTCCCCCCGGCAGCCACCGGCCTGACCCCAGTGACCGTGCCGGGCAGCGAACTGCAGCGCGCCAACGGCCTGCTCGGCCTGGTCAGCAACGCGGCCGGCATGCTGGGCCCCGCGGTCTCCGGTGTTCTCGTGGCCGCCGCAGCACCTGGTTGGGCGCTACTGACGGACGCGGCGACATTTCTGCTGTCCGCGTCCCTGCTCCTGGCGCTCCGCCACCGGAGCCAGGTCGAGCCCAAGGTCGGCGGACTGCCACGTAGGGTCGGACGGGAACTCGCCGAAGGCTGGCACGAGGTGAGCTCACGTCCTTGGTTGGTGGCAGGCATCGCCCAGGGGCTGCTCTTCCAAGCGTGTTTCGCCGGGTTCTTCACGTTGGGTCCCGTCATCGCTCGCTCCTCGCTGGGGGGTGCCGACGCGTGGGGAGTCCTCGTGACCGGTTTCGGCGCCGGTTCGCTGATCGGGAGCATGCTGTCCCTACGGCTCAGACCGGCTCGACCGCTCGTCGCCATGCAGGTGGCTCTGCTCGTCTGCACGCCGGCGATGGCGGCGCTCTCAGGGATCGGTTGGCTCCCCGCGCTGATGGCAGCCACGGCTCTGGCAGGCGCCGGGTTCGCGGCTGCCGACGCCTTCTGGGAGACAACGTTGCAGCGAGAGACACCGCAGGACCGGCTAGGTCGGGTGGCGGCGTTCGACCGGATCGGGTCCTCGTGCCTCCGCCCCTTCGGCTACCTGATTGCGGGCAGCGCCGCCGCGGCCGCCGGCCAGCATGCGACCCTGCGCGGCGCGAGCCTGCTGCTCGCCCTGTCGGTGCCCGTTGTGGTGCTGCTCGTGCCGCAGGTTCGTCGGCTCAGGAGCCGCCCCGATCCACCGTCGACGCTTCGGAGCCGCTGGAGACAGCGGCCACCGGGAGCTGAGTCACTGTGCCCGGAGAGGAAGTAGGCACCATGTCCCGTCCGCGAAGGATTGTGCTGCTAGGCGGTGGGTTCTCCGACGACCCCGACCCCCTGCTCGACGATTTCGTCCTCGACGTCGTGAGTAAGGAACGGCCGAAGGTCTGCTTCATCCCTACCGCAAGTGGAGACTCGACGGGCTACATCGACCGATTCCACGCCGCCTTCGGCCGGCGGGACTGCGAGCCGACCCACCTTACGCTGTTTCGCCGCGCTCACCTGGACCTCCGCAGCTGCCTCCTGGGGCAGGACGTGGTGTACGTGGGCGGTGGCAACACGGCGAATCTGCTTGCGGTGTGGCGACTGCACGGCCTGTACGAAATCCTTCACGGGGCCTACCAGGCAGGGGTGCTGCTGTGCGGCATCAGCGCCGGTGCCGCCTGTTGGATGGATGCCTGCCTCACCGACTCTTTCGGTCCGGTGGCCCCCCTGCGGGATGGCCTCGGGCTGCTGCCCGGCAGCCTGTGCCCGCACTACGACAGCGAGGCCGAACGCCTCCCCGCCTACCTGGACGCGGTCGCCTCCGGCACACTCCCGGCGGGATGGGCCCTCGACGACGCAGCGGCAGCCCTGTTCACCGATGGCCTCCCCACCGAGGTAGTGGCCAGGAAGGCCGGAGCAACGCTCCACCGAGTCACCTGCGGCACCGACGGCAAGGTGACCGAGACAGCGCTTCCGTCCCGCCTCCTGACGTTCTAAGACCCGAAAGTTGGACCTGCCATGAACACGCTGCAGATCAAGCCCTATCTGGAAGTGCGCAAGCTCGGAACGACACTCCGGATCGGCCACCTGCCACCCAACGGTACCGAGATCCTGGACGCCCCCGACTTCCTCACCGATCTGGTCGCCCTGCTTTCCGCCCCAACCGACCGCGGCGCGGCGGTCGCGCACCTAGTTGACGCAGGGTTCAGCCCTGAGGGGGCCGAGGACATGCTCGCTCAGCTCGCGGACGCCCGTGTGATCGGTGCCCCGATACCGGACAGCACGCGGTACGCCCGTCACCTGCTGTATTTCGACATGATGGGCCTGGACCCGGCCGACGCCCAGCAGGTCCTGTCGAATGCGACCGTCGCTGTGGTCGGAACCGGCGGCATCGGCAGCAACGTGGCCACCCTGCTTGCCACCGCCGGGGTTGGGCAACTGATACTCACGGACGGCGACCACGTTGAACTGAGCAACCTGACCCGCCAGTTCCTCTACGACGAGAACAGCGTGGGCCGACCCAAGGTCGAGGTGGCGGCAGAGCGGTTGAACCGACTCAACTCCACGGTCGAGATCACTACGGTCCGCGCCCCGGCCGGCCCCGAGCTGTTCGACGAGCACCTGGCGCAATGCGACCTCGCCGTGCTCTCCGCCGACAGCCCCGACGAACTGCATGAGTGGATCGATGACGCCGCGCGCAGGCATTCCTTCGGCTACCTGGCCGCGGGGTACCTGGAGTCCTTCGGCGCTGTTGGACCGTTGGTGCTCCCCGGAACCACGGCCTGTTACGAGTGCTTTCGGGACATCGGCGAACTCGAGCAGTACCTCGAACCCGGTGAGAAGCCCGGTCCCAACCTCAACCTAGGGCTGCAGGCAGGCAGCTACGGCCCGCTCAACCTCATAGTGGCAGCCATGGCAGCCAACGAGGTACTGCGCTGCCTCCTCGGCGGTGACTGCCGTTCCGCCGGAACCAGGCTCATGCTCGACTCCCGTTCCTACAGGCTGCACAGCGAACACTTCCCGCGACGCTCCGACTGCACCTCCTGCGGACCTGTCATTCCCGACCCACGCTGGTCGACGGCAGTCCAGAGCGTGGCGCTAGAGGATCTGTACGAGTCCGACCGCGCAGACGCGTCGCTCAACTCGGTGGTCCTGGATCCGTTGATGGAACAACTCACCGCTGTGAAGCCTGGCGCCAAGGCCCTCGACTATGGATGCGGCACCGGTGAGCAGGTACGGATGCTCGCGAGCCTAGGCGCCCAAGTCGTGGGCTTCGACCGGTCAACCCGGATGCTCGACATGCTGCGGCAGAACATCCCCGACGAGCTCGTCAGCCGGGTGAGCACCGTAGCAGGCGATCGGCTGCCCCCCTACGAGGCCGAGTTCGATCTGGTCGTGTGTAACAACGTCCTCGACCATGTTGCTGACCTCGCACCTGTACTGGCCGACCTGCGCCGCGCCGTCCGTCAGGACGGGACAGTCGTCGTCACCGTGCCCCACCCGATAAAGGACGGCGCCAGCTGGAACCGCAGGAACGACCGCGGCCAGTGGCAGTACGAGGATCTTCGGCTGGAGCACTACTTCACGGAAGGCCCGGTCACCAAGCACCGCGAAGGATCGCAAGGCGACATCGTCATGGACGCCATAACCACCCACCATCGGACTGTCCAGACCTACTTCGCCGCATTCCGCCAAGCCGGCTTCCAGATCACCGAGCTCTACGAACCGCAGCCTCAGGACGAAGTCGCTTCTTCGCATCCCGAGATCTGGGCGAAGGCATCCAGAATCCCGTACTTCCTGGCCTTCGTTCTTCGCCCCGAGAGCACCGGTGCCCAGAGTTCGCCCCGGGCGAACTTCTGATCGGCATCGGTTCCCAGGCCCAACGAATCCACGGAAGGGAGGTGGCACCCACCATGAGCATCGTTCTGAAGATCCGCCGGATCATCCGCATCAAGGGCAACCAGCGCAGCTGGATGAACTAGTCACTGGCTGCGGGGTGCCGGGCCCCGAGCCCGGCACCCCGCAGCGACAAAGGAGATCAAGAGTGTTTGTTCGCACCCCGGGGCGGTTGGACCTCCGCCAGCCCGGTGTCAGTGCCGTATTCGACAAGAGTTACCCCGACTTCGTCGCCTTCCTCGGCCAGCACAACACCCCGCCTGGCGCGTTCCGGACGGTCGACGAGTGGGTCTCCATGGCATCGATCGACAGCAACTCCCACCTGCTGGACCTGGCTTGTTCAACAGGCTGGTCGGGCCGCACCACTCATGGGCTCACCGGGGCATCCGTTCACGGCATCGACATTTCCGAAGACTCCGTCAGGCAGGCGCGTGGGTACGCCAACCACAACCCTGCCTTCTCGTACCAGGTCGCCGACGCCGCGGACCTGCCGCTGGCTGACAACTCGTTCACACACGTCCTGGGGGGCTGCAATTTCGGCTTCATAGAACAGCGCGAGCGGGCCCTCGACGAGGTGCACCGCGTCCTTCGCCCCGGCGGGCTGCTGTGCGTCTCCGCCTTCTACTACCGGAAGCGCCCGCCCGCTCACCTGCTGGACCAGGTGGCCGACGCCATCGGGTTCCGCACCGACGCCGGGCGTGACCGCAGCTTCTGGGTTGACTTTTTCTCCCAGAAGTTCGAACTGGTGGACGAGGTGCTGCGCGACACCCCGTCGTTGGGCCCGCGTCGTGTCACCCGGACGGTCCGGAAGTCCGTCTACGGTCGGGTGCCGGCCCTGGCGGGCGTCTCGCGGCCGGTGCGCGACGCCTGCTTCCACCGCCTGCGGGAGACTCGGCTAGTGCTGGACGAGCACCGCTCTTTCCAGGGGCTCATGGTCGGTGTTTGGCGGGCCAAGCGTTGATCTCCGAGCGCCTGAGGTCCGGCGTGCACGCGGCCGTCGAGCTTTCCACGCCGTTTTACCTGTTCGACCTGGAAGCGATCAAGCAGACCGCGTTCGCGATGGCCAAGGCCTGGCGCCAGGAGTTCCCCCGCTTCACGATGGCGTATTCGTACAAGACAAACGCTCTGCCCGGCGTCACCACGCTCTTGAGGGAGTGCGGTGCCGCAGCCGAAGTCGTATCGGGAGCCGAGTTGGCGGCGGCTCTGGCCGACGGCTTCGCTCCGTCCCAGGTGTACTTCGATGGGCCGGTGAAGCTCCCCTCCGAGCTTGACCAGGCTGTGGCCTTGGGTGTCCTCATCCAAGCCGACAGCATTGCGGAGGTGCAGGCGCTCGCCGACCGGGCGGTCGGGGGCGCATGCCCGCGGGTGTCGTTGCGGCTTGCGGTGCCCCGGGGACGACGGCGCTGGTCCCGGTTCGGGCTGCTGCCCAGCGAGGTCGAACAGGCGCGTCGCATCCTGACCGCCGCAGACATTCCTGTGCGTGGCATCCATTTCAACACCGGACTCCACCCGCTGGAGGCAGAGCCCTATCGCGCTGTTCTCCGTCACTGGCGAGAGCAACTCAGCGATCTGCTCGCTCAGTCCGCCGAACCACTGACCGTGGACATCGGCGGTGGGTTCCCCGCCGCTAGTTGTGCCCCCGGAGTGCCGCTGCCCCCGTGGTCGGTGTACGCCAAGGAGGTTGCCGCCGAGTGCCGTGCGCTCGGGCTCCCCCTTGAGGCCTTGCACTTGGTGATCGAGCCCGGCCGCAGTCTGGTCGAGGACCACGCGGTGCTGGTGGCCTCGGTCGCCGTCCGCAAACCGCGTCACCGCCGGGATGTGGTCGTGCTGGACGCAGGCACGAACCTGGTCCGCTCAATCAACGGATGGCACCACCCGGTGGAGTTCCTCCAGCCAGGCAATCAAGGCAGCCTCCGCTATGACCTCTACGGCGCCATGTGCTACGAGTCGGACCTCTTCGCTGCGCGGATCGTCGGCCCTGCTGGTCTCCGCCCCGGGGACCGCGTCATCATCGGCGCCGCCGGCGGCTATGACATCCCCAGCGCCAACGTCTGGGTTCGCCCTCGCCCGGCAGTGTATGCGCTCCCGGAGTTCGGCACCGAATTCGCGCGTCTGCGTGAGCCGGGAACAGATATCCGCTGATCATCTCGCTCATCACATTGAAGGAGTCTGCCGTGGCGTTTCCCGCCCCCCACCGTCAGGACGTCTGGCCCACGGCCGGCGAGGTCGACCGCGTTGTCCCACAGGGCCGCTGGACCTTCGACCCGGAGGTCACGCGTGTTTTTGACAACATGCTGGCCCGCAGTATCCCGCAGTACGAGGTCATGCGGAACACTGTCTTCGCCTGCGGCTCGGAATTCGTCCGACGGGGATCCACGATCGTCGACTGCGGAGCTTCCCGAGGAGAAGCGATCGCCCCTTTCGTCGCAGCGCTCCAAGGCGATGGGCGGTTCGTCTGCCTTGAGGCGTCAGAGCCGATGGCCAAGGCCCTGCGGCAGCGGTTCGCGGTCGGCTGTGTGGAGGGCTCCGTCGAGGTGCACCAGCGGGACATGCGCGACTTCTACCCTGACGTGCAGGCCGACTTGACCTTGGCTGTGCTCACTCTCCAGTTCATCCCTATCGAGCACAGGCAACGCATCATGCGGCAGATCTACGACCATACGGCACCCGGTGGGGCCCTTGTTCTGGTGGAGAAGGTGCTGGGTTCCGACTCCGATATGAACAATCTGATGGTCAAGCTCTACCATCAGCTTAAAATGCAGAACGGTTATAGTCCTGAAGATATCGATCGCAAGGCTCTGTCCCTTGAAGGCGTTTTGGTGCCTGTGACCGCCAAATGGAATGTCGAGCTCCTGCGACAGGCGGGGTTCCACCGCATCGATTGTTTCTGGAGATGGATGAACTTCGGCGGCTGGATCGCCGTCAAGTCCGCCTGAATCACTGCTCGATGGCGCCACAGGCTGCGCCACGGCCCCGGCGTTCTCCCCTGGATGTCCGGTTCGCGATGATCTCGTGTTGATGCGCCCCGAACGCAGACGGACACGGCCCTTGTCGATCATGAAGGTGTCTACGCCTCAAGATCCGCAAGGAAGCCAGCCGTCAGTCTGCCAGCGTCTGCCTGATCAAGTCGCCCTCGCGTCAGCACCGCGCGCTCCCGCATCTGCCGCAGCGACTGGCCACGCTGGCCGATCCGCGCCACCGGCGCGGGAGGCGTTACTCGTTCGTGAGCGTGCTGCTGATCGCCTGCTCCGCCGTACTGGCCGGGGCCCGCTCGTTCACGTCGATCGGCCAGTGGGCCAAGTCGGCCCCGCAGGCGGCCCTCGCCCGGCTCGGCGCCCGCGTGGCCACGGTGTTCAGCGTCCGCGTAGCGCCGAGCGCAGCGACCGTGCGCCGCGTCCTGAATGCGGTCTGCCCGGGCGGGCTCGCCGACCTGCTCGGCACCGATCCGGCCGGGGCCGGCACCCTCGCGGTGGACGGCAAGAGTGCCCGGGGCTCGCGCACCGTCACCGGCCCGGCCGCGCACCTGCTGGCCGCGATGACCGGCGCCGGGCAGACAGTCGCCCAGCTGCGGGTGCCGGACAAGACCGACGAGATCACCTGCCGCTGCCCTGCTGGAGCCGTTCGACCTGGCGGGCGTGACGGTGACCGCCGACGCGCTGCACACTCAGCGCGCCCACGCCCGGTTCCTGGTGGAGGAGAAGCAGGCGCACTATCTGCTGGTGGTCAAGGCCAACCAGCCCGGGTTGTTGCGGCAGTTGAGGGCACTGCCGTGGAAGCATGCCACCGCCCGGCGCTACGACCGCGAGACGGGGCACGGCCGCAAGGAGACGAGGGCGACCAGGGCCTTGACGGTCACCGAGCTCGGCCTGGACTTTCCCCACGCGGTCCAGGCCGTGAAAATCCTGCGCCACCGCACCGACATCAGGACCTGCAAGGTCACCCGGCAGACCGTCTACGCGCTCACCGACCTGACAGCCCGCCAGGCATCCCCCCAGCGGCTCGGACAGCTGGCCCGTTCCCAGTGGGTGATCGAGAACAGGCTCCACTTCGTCCGCGACACCACCTTCGCCGAAGACGCCTCGAAGATCCGCACCGGGTACGGGCCGCAGAACATGGCCACGCTCCGCAGCTTTGCGATCAACGTCCTGCGAGCGGCAGGCCACGCCAACATCGCCGCCGGGATCCGCGAGATGTCCTACGAGCCCTTCCGTCGTCCACTCGATCTCCTCGGATTGACCTGACCAGCAAGGATTCAAGTTCGTCAGACTTTGCAACGGCCCTGGGATGTCACCTTCAACGAGGACAAGTCCCAGGTCAGGGCCCACAACACCCCCGCTGTCCTGGCCGCCTCCGCGACCTGATCCGAGGCGCCCTCAAACTGGCCGGGCACGTCAACATCGCCGCCGCACGACGCACCCACACCGACCGGCAACTGCGGCGGACTTGGGCGCCTGGCTCTGCTTCGAGGACGAAGCCGGCCAGGGCCTGAGGCCGCCCAAGGGCCGCACCTGGGGCCGACGGGGCCACACCCCGGTGGTGCACGTCACCGCCGCAGGCACCAAACGCGTCTCGATGGCGGCGCTGATCTGCGCCAAAGACGGTCATCGGCCTCGGCTGATCTACCGCATCCACTTCGAGCGTGGTCCCGCCAAGGGCCGCCGCAAGGGCTTCACCGAGACCGACTACGCCCGCCTGCTGGATGCCGCGCACCAGCAGCTCGACGGCCCCATCGTCTTGGTGTGGGATAACTTGAACACGCACGTCAGCCGCGCCATGCACGAGCTGATCGACGCTCGATTATGGCTGACCGTTTACCAGCTGCCCCCGTACCCTCCCGAACTCAACCCGGTCGAGGGCGTGTGGTCACACCTGAAGAGGTCGCTGGCCAACCTCACCAAACACAGCCTCGACCAGCTCACCGCGTTGGTGAAGACGCGGCTGAAGCGGATGCAGTACCGCCCCCGCCTCATCGAGGGACTCATCGCCAAAACCGCGCTCGACCTCCAACCTCCGTAACGGAAAGGTCTCCTAGAAGTAGGAGACCACCAGGTCGCGGTCCACCGTGATGGTGTCACGATCCAGTGCGGGCAGCCCCAGGTGGTCACAGATCAGCTGGGTCAGCTGCTCCTCGTAGGTCTCGTTCTCGTGGTCCAGTCCGGCCGCCGTGATGAGGGAGGCCAGCTTGTTGGGCCAGTAGTCTCCGACGTAGTCGGGGCCTTCGTAGTCGATGCAGGACGATATCTGGCCGTCCTTGTAGTGGTACGCCTTGGGCCGGTGGGCCTGGGCAATGGACGGGTTGGGAACGAACACCATCAGCTCAGCGCCCTGGGGGCACAGTTCGCGGTAGTCGATCTCGTCGAAGTCGCCACGGGACGGGTTGAACATGTGGTGAACGATCACGCCCCAGTCACCGGGTGCCGTGCCGTTGCCGTAGGCGAACGGCGGCCGGTCGTGCGCGGACAAGCCATCGGCCATGGTGGCCAGGCCGGTCCCCTTGAAGTAGACCAGGACACTTTCGTCGTCCACGCACCACTCTTCTTCCAGCCACGCTATGACGCCGCAGTTGATCCAACTTGTCATGCCCAGCAACATAACCGGCGCCACTGACATACCAGCGCACAGAGCCGCCACTCGACGCCAAGACCAACCGCCTCACCCGCGCCGTCGAGGCGCTCAGGCACATCCAACCGCCGTAACCCGCACCGTTAAAGATCTCTAGGAGAGCCCAATGCCGCTGACCGGCCGCACCTTGGCCTACCAGGACGCAGAGATTTACCTGACGGGAGTGCTGTATCCGCGATGAGGCATGGGAGAAGCCGCGACCTGGCATCCTGCTCATCCACGGCGGCGCGGGTCTGGACGACCACGCAC
It encodes:
- a CDS encoding MFS transporter, translated to MRLPPTLAPLRHPDFRRLLAAHALSRFGTELALVAVAFAVLQSVPSAGALGLVLAARTLPNVVFLVFGGVWADRLPRARVMVSSDLVCAIVQGTLATAVLSGHATVWLIVVLQAMLGAASAFFPPAATGLTPVTVPGSELQRANGLLGLVSNAAGMLGPAVSGVLVAAAAPGWALLTDAATFLLSASLLLALRHRSQVEPKVGGLPRRVGRELAEGWHEVSSRPWLVAGIAQGLLFQACFAGFFTLGPVIARSSLGGADAWGVLVTGFGAGSLIGSMLSLRLRPARPLVAMQVALLVCTPAMAALSGIGWLPALMAATALAGAGFAAADAFWETTLQRETPQDRLGRVAAFDRIGSSCLRPFGYLIAGSAAAAAGQHATLRGASLLLALSVPVVVLLVPQVRRLRSRPDPPSTLRSRWRQRPPGAESLCPERK
- a CDS encoding peptidase E produces the protein MSRPRRIVLLGGGFSDDPDPLLDDFVLDVVSKERPKVCFIPTASGDSTGYIDRFHAAFGRRDCEPTHLTLFRRAHLDLRSCLLGQDVVYVGGGNTANLLAVWRLHGLYEILHGAYQAGVLLCGISAGAACWMDACLTDSFGPVAPLRDGLGLLPGSLCPHYDSEAERLPAYLDAVASGTLPAGWALDDAAAALFTDGLPTEVVARKAGATLHRVTCGTDGKVTETALPSRLLTF
- a CDS encoding ThiF family adenylyltransferase — protein: MNTLQIKPYLEVRKLGTTLRIGHLPPNGTEILDAPDFLTDLVALLSAPTDRGAAVAHLVDAGFSPEGAEDMLAQLADARVIGAPIPDSTRYARHLLYFDMMGLDPADAQQVLSNATVAVVGTGGIGSNVATLLATAGVGQLILTDGDHVELSNLTRQFLYDENSVGRPKVEVAAERLNRLNSTVEITTVRAPAGPELFDEHLAQCDLAVLSADSPDELHEWIDDAARRHSFGYLAAGYLESFGAVGPLVLPGTTACYECFRDIGELEQYLEPGEKPGPNLNLGLQAGSYGPLNLIVAAMAANEVLRCLLGGDCRSAGTRLMLDSRSYRLHSEHFPRRSDCTSCGPVIPDPRWSTAVQSVALEDLYESDRADASLNSVVLDPLMEQLTAVKPGAKALDYGCGTGEQVRMLASLGAQVVGFDRSTRMLDMLRQNIPDELVSRVSTVAGDRLPPYEAEFDLVVCNNVLDHVADLAPVLADLRRAVRQDGTVVVTVPHPIKDGASWNRRNDRGQWQYEDLRLEHYFTEGPVTKHREGSQGDIVMDAITTHHRTVQTYFAAFRQAGFQITELYEPQPQDEVASSHPEIWAKASRIPYFLAFVLRPESTGAQSSPRANF
- a CDS encoding class I SAM-dependent methyltransferase translates to MFVRTPGRLDLRQPGVSAVFDKSYPDFVAFLGQHNTPPGAFRTVDEWVSMASIDSNSHLLDLACSTGWSGRTTHGLTGASVHGIDISEDSVRQARGYANHNPAFSYQVADAADLPLADNSFTHVLGGCNFGFIEQRERALDEVHRVLRPGGLLCVSAFYYRKRPPAHLLDQVADAIGFRTDAGRDRSFWVDFFSQKFELVDEVLRDTPSLGPRRVTRTVRKSVYGRVPALAGVSRPVRDACFHRLRETRLVLDEHRSFQGLMVGVWRAKR
- a CDS encoding methyltransferase domain-containing protein is translated as MAFPAPHRQDVWPTAGEVDRVVPQGRWTFDPEVTRVFDNMLARSIPQYEVMRNTVFACGSEFVRRGSTIVDCGASRGEAIAPFVAALQGDGRFVCLEASEPMAKALRQRFAVGCVEGSVEVHQRDMRDFYPDVQADLTLAVLTLQFIPIEHRQRIMRQIYDHTAPGGALVLVEKVLGSDSDMNNLMVKLYHQLKMQNGYSPEDIDRKALSLEGVLVPVTAKWNVELLRQAGFHRIDCFWRWMNFGGWIAVKSA
- a CDS encoding ISAs1 family transposase; its protein translation is MEPFDLAGVTVTADALHTQRAHARFLVEEKQAHYLLVVKANQPGLLRQLRALPWKHATARRYDRETGHGRKETRATRALTVTELGLDFPHAVQAVKILRHRTDIRTCKVTRQTVYALTDLTARQASPQRLGQLARSQWVIENRLHFVRDTTFAEDASKIRTGYGPQNMATLRSFAINVLRAAGHANIAAGIREMSYEPFRRPLDLLGLT